One genomic window of Deinococcus arcticus includes the following:
- a CDS encoding ABC transporter ATP-binding protein, with amino-acid sequence MTEAPPCILELAGLTKRFAPGLPPVVNALNLQVQRGELLTLLGPSGCGKTTTLRLIAGLERPDEGAVRIAGRDVTAPFAPPERRGVGLVFQDYALFPHLTVLGNVLFGLRHLPRAERLPRARETLALVGLTVFESRRPDQLSGGQQQRVALARALAPRPSVLLLDEPFSNLDAQLRHSTRQEVRAILHQSGTTAVLVTHDQEEALAFSDRLVLMRGGQIEQVGPPHEVYAQPRTAFVANFLGRSNLLSGTADRHMARTALGVVPLREAASGPVMVSVRPEHLGFTDDPAAPEVTIVAREFKGHDVTYTVRLAGHAQDLLVHRPSDEVRPEGSQARLQVLQPARAVQ; translated from the coding sequence ATGACTGAAGCGCCTCCGTGCATTCTGGAACTTGCTGGCCTGACCAAACGCTTCGCCCCGGGCCTGCCCCCGGTGGTGAACGCCCTGAACCTGCAGGTGCAGCGGGGCGAACTGCTGACCCTGCTGGGGCCCTCGGGGTGCGGCAAGACCACCACGCTGCGCCTGATTGCCGGCCTGGAACGCCCGGACGAGGGCGCGGTGCGGATTGCCGGGCGGGACGTGACGGCGCCCTTTGCCCCCCCCGAGCGCCGGGGCGTGGGGCTGGTGTTTCAGGACTACGCGCTGTTTCCGCACCTGACGGTGCTGGGCAATGTGCTGTTCGGCCTGCGTCACCTGCCGCGCGCCGAGCGCCTGCCCCGCGCCCGCGAGACGCTGGCGCTGGTGGGCCTGACGGTCTTCGAGTCGCGCCGCCCGGACCAGCTGTCCGGCGGCCAGCAGCAGCGGGTGGCCCTGGCCCGCGCCCTGGCCCCACGCCCCAGTGTGCTGCTGCTGGACGAACCCTTTTCCAACCTGGACGCGCAGCTGCGCCACAGCACCCGCCAGGAAGTGCGCGCCATCCTGCACCAGAGCGGCACCACGGCGGTGCTGGTGACCCACGACCAGGAAGAGGCCCTGGCCTTCAGTGACCGGCTGGTGCTGATGCGCGGCGGCCAGATTGAGCAGGTGGGCCCCCCGCATGAGGTGTATGCCCAGCCGCGCACCGCCTTTGTGGCAAACTTCCTGGGCCGCAGCAATCTGCTTTCGGGCACCGCTGACCGCCACATGGCCCGCACCGCCCTGGGCGTGGTGCCGCTGCGCGAGGCCGCCAGCGGCCCCGTGATGGTCAGCGTGCGCCCCGAGCACCTGGGCTTTACCGATGACCCCGCCGCCCCCGAGGTGACCATCGTGGCCCGCGAGTTCAAGGGGCACGACGTGACCTACACCGTGCGCCTGGCCGGCCACGCCCAGGACCTGCTGGTGCACCGCCCCAGCGACGAGGTGCGCCCGGAAGGCAGTCAGGCCCGGTTGCAGGTGCTGCAGCCGGCGCGCGCGGTGCAGTAG
- a CDS encoding ABC transporter permease, whose amino-acid sequence MTHRRPPLPLLLPALLTVLGVLLPLVYLVVRAFGAEGTELREIVFRARNLELLGNTLLLTAATLLTTTLLALPLAYVAARTTLRPRWLPMLLGVLPLAIPGYVGAYALIAASGPGGTIQAWTGLNWPGPTGFWGALGVLTLFTFPYLFLNLQSALRSLDPALEDAARLLGRTRRQTFVAITLPHLRPAWLSGGLLIALHVLGDFSVVSLMRYPTFSAAIYQQYTAAYDRVYSAWLALGLLLVTGAVLWLEARLMRGLHLSRVSPGGAREPRRVSLGRAAPLAWAFLAALAGATLVVPLGTVLHWLRLDTNPYAWAGLQEALQGALGAAALAALTTTALAFPLAYIGSRAQGRLARITERAAYLGYATPPLAFALALIFFTLRLAPPLYQTFPLLIAAYTLHFVAEAVGPIRTGLTRATPRLEEAARVLGQSGAGALRRVTLPLLRPGLLVSAAFVFLSVLKELPLTLLLAPIGFETLARNVWTYTEEAQYAAAAPYALALALSGAGLTLLILRRERPRERRPKGKDRP is encoded by the coding sequence ATGACCCACCGCCGACCCCCTCTGCCCCTGCTGCTGCCCGCTCTGCTGACCGTGCTGGGCGTGCTGTTGCCGCTGGTGTATCTGGTGGTGCGTGCCTTTGGCGCCGAGGGAACCGAGCTGCGCGAGATCGTGTTCCGCGCCCGCAACCTGGAGCTGCTGGGCAACACGCTGCTGCTGACGGCCGCTACCCTGCTGACCACCACCCTGCTGGCCCTGCCGCTGGCCTACGTGGCGGCGCGCACCACCCTGCGCCCGCGCTGGCTGCCCATGCTGCTGGGCGTGCTACCGCTGGCCATTCCGGGGTATGTGGGCGCCTACGCCCTGATTGCTGCCAGTGGTCCGGGAGGCACCATTCAGGCCTGGACGGGCCTGAACTGGCCCGGGCCCACCGGCTTCTGGGGCGCCCTGGGCGTGCTGACCCTGTTCACCTTTCCGTACCTGTTTCTGAACCTGCAGTCGGCGCTGCGCAGCCTGGACCCCGCCCTGGAAGACGCCGCGCGGCTGCTGGGCCGCACCCGCCGCCAGACCTTTGTGGCCATCACCCTGCCCCACCTGCGCCCGGCGTGGCTGTCGGGGGGGCTCCTGATCGCCCTGCACGTGCTGGGCGACTTCAGTGTGGTGAGCCTGATGCGCTACCCCACCTTCAGCGCCGCCATCTACCAGCAGTACACCGCCGCCTATGACCGGGTGTATTCGGCGTGGCTGGCCCTGGGGCTGCTGCTGGTCACGGGCGCGGTGCTGTGGCTGGAGGCCCGGCTGATGCGCGGCCTGCACCTGTCGCGCGTGTCGCCGGGGGGCGCCCGCGAGCCGCGCCGCGTGTCGCTGGGCCGCGCCGCGCCCCTGGCCTGGGCCTTTCTGGCGGCCCTGGCCGGCGCCACGCTGGTGGTGCCGCTGGGCACCGTGCTGCACTGGCTGCGCCTGGACACCAACCCTTACGCCTGGGCCGGGTTGCAAGAAGCCCTGCAGGGGGCACTGGGCGCCGCCGCCCTGGCTGCCCTGACCACCACGGCCCTGGCCTTTCCGCTGGCGTACATCGGCAGCCGGGCGCAGGGGCGGCTGGCCCGCATCACCGAGCGGGCCGCCTACCTGGGCTACGCCACCCCGCCGCTGGCCTTTGCCCTGGCGCTGATCTTTTTTACCCTGCGCCTCGCTCCGCCCCTGTACCAGACCTTTCCGCTGCTGATTGCCGCCTACACCCTGCATTTTGTGGCCGAGGCGGTGGGCCCTATCCGCACTGGCCTGACCCGGGCCACGCCCCGGCTGGAGGAAGCGGCGCGGGTGCTGGGCCAGAGTGGCGCCGGGGCCCTGCGCCGCGTGACCTTACCCCTGCTGCGCCCGGGCCTGCTGGTGAGCGCCGCGTTCGTGTTCCTGAGCGTGCTGAAAGAATTGCCGCTGACCCTGCTGCTGGCGCCCATTGGCTTTGAAACCCTGGCCCGGAACGTCTGGACCTACACCGAAGAAGCGCAGTACGCGGCCGCCGCCCCCTACGCGCTGGCCCTGGCCCTGAGCGGCGCGGGCCTGACGCTGCTGATCCTGCGCCGCGAACGCCCGCGTGAGCGGCGACCAAAGGGAAAGGACCGACCATGA
- a CDS encoding extracellular solute-binding protein: MIRTALTLSALLLAGSSLAQTTLTVYSGRAKTFVDPIVQQFERQTGVKVNVRYGTDAQLVAALREEGARSPADVYWGNSVGALGELASEGRFTKLGTALTRNVSDDYLPDNRAWLPTTVRFRTLAYNTSKIKPESLPDSILDLPKMTSLKGRIGWTVSYPSFQDFLAAMIAKYGEATTKTWIEGMKALQPKDYKTSNVAMLEAMRAGEIDVALTNHYYIQRVNRLNYPIDTYFFKAGDMGNLGNATGAGILKTSKNQAAALRFLQALVAKDAQTFFLSVNFEYPVIGNILQPTTMLPYADVVKRSPKIDPTVLPKNIEKAQKLLRDAGLL, encoded by the coding sequence ATGATTCGCACCGCACTGACCCTGAGCGCCCTGCTGCTGGCCGGTTCCAGCCTCGCGCAGACCACCCTGACCGTTTACTCGGGCCGCGCCAAGACCTTCGTGGACCCTATCGTTCAGCAGTTCGAGCGCCAGACCGGTGTAAAGGTGAATGTGCGCTACGGCACCGACGCGCAGCTGGTGGCCGCGCTGCGCGAGGAAGGCGCGCGAAGCCCCGCCGATGTCTACTGGGGCAACTCGGTGGGCGCGCTGGGCGAACTGGCCTCGGAGGGCCGCTTCACCAAGCTGGGCACGGCCCTGACCCGCAACGTCAGCGACGACTACCTGCCCGACAACCGCGCGTGGCTGCCCACCACGGTGCGCTTCCGCACCCTGGCCTACAACACCAGCAAGATCAAGCCCGAATCTCTGCCCGACTCCATCCTGGACCTGCCCAAGATGACCAGCCTCAAGGGCCGCATCGGCTGGACGGTGTCCTACCCCAGCTTCCAGGACTTCCTGGCCGCCATGATCGCCAAGTACGGCGAGGCCACCACCAAGACCTGGATTGAAGGCATGAAGGCCCTGCAGCCCAAGGACTACAAGACCAGCAACGTGGCCATGCTGGAGGCCATGCGTGCCGGCGAGATTGACGTGGCGCTGACCAACCACTACTACATCCAGCGCGTGAATCGCCTGAACTACCCCATTGACACCTATTTCTTCAAGGCAGGCGACATGGGCAACCTGGGCAACGCCACGGGCGCGGGCATCCTGAAAACCAGCAAGAACCAGGCCGCTGCCCTGCGCTTCCTGCAGGCCCTGGTGGCCAAAGACGCCCAGACCTTCTTCCTGAGCGTGAACTTTGAGTACCCGGTGATTGGCAACATCCTGCAGCCCACCACCATGCTGCCCTACGCCGATGTGGTCAAGCGCAGCCCGAAGATCGACCCCACCGTGCTGCCCAAGAACATCGAAAAGGCGCAGAAGCTCCTGCGCGACGCGGGCCTGCTGTAA
- a CDS encoding SDR family oxidoreductase, with protein sequence MSLPSATPRTVLITGATGGIGLVTARELARQGDRVLIVGRDPAKTERVAREVGAAGTFIADLSELAQVERLATQVQAQTAQLDVLINNAGAFYRDRRETREGIEQTWALNHLSPFVLTRALLPLLRQSERARVVTVASAAHAMGRLRLDDPEFRRGYGGWAAYAQSKLANILFARELARREPTLRSSSLHPGMVATGFAHNNGGWVSRLYRVVDRFALTPEQGAQTTLHVASAPLMASGRYYSERREATPAPQALDDGAAQALWQLSEAYLADRGAETR encoded by the coding sequence ATGAGTCTGCCTTCTGCGACCCCCCGCACGGTGCTGATTACCGGCGCCACTGGCGGTATCGGCCTGGTCACCGCCCGCGAACTGGCCCGCCAGGGCGACCGGGTGCTGATCGTGGGCCGCGACCCCGCAAAGACCGAGCGGGTGGCCCGGGAAGTTGGCGCGGCAGGGACCTTCATTGCCGACCTCTCGGAACTGGCGCAGGTGGAGCGGCTGGCCACGCAGGTGCAGGCCCAGACCGCGCAGCTGGACGTGCTGATCAACAACGCTGGGGCCTTTTACCGCGATCGGCGGGAAACGCGCGAGGGCATTGAGCAGACCTGGGCCCTGAATCACCTGTCGCCCTTTGTGCTCACGCGGGCCCTGTTGCCCCTGCTGCGGCAGTCGGAGAGGGCGCGTGTGGTCACGGTGGCCAGCGCCGCGCACGCCATGGGCCGACTGCGCCTGGACGACCCGGAATTTCGCCGGGGCTATGGCGGCTGGGCTGCCTATGCCCAGAGCAAACTGGCCAATATACTCTTCGCCCGCGAACTGGCCCGGCGCGAACCCACACTGCGCAGCAGCAGTCTGCACCCCGGCATGGTGGCCACCGGCTTTGCCCACAACAATGGCGGCTGGGTCAGCCGGCTGTACCGCGTGGTGGACCGCTTTGCCCTGACCCCCGAGCAGGGCGCGCAGACCACCCTGCACGTGGCCAGTGCCCCGCTGATGGCCTCGGGCCGGTACTACAGCGAGCGCCGCGAGGCCACCCCCGCGCCGCAGGCCCTGGACGACGGCGCGGCGCAGGCGCTGTGGCAGCTGAGCGAGGCGTATCTGGCCGACCGGGGCGCGGAGACGAGGTAG
- a CDS encoding gamma carbonic anhydrase family protein — translation MPRYALDGHVPQIHPTAFVAPSADIIGQVTVAEDASVWYGAVLRGDLEPITVGLGSNVQDGAVLHTDAGWPCVLSERVTVGHRAVVHGATCGPGSLVGMGAVMLSGSSLGAGAMLGAGAVLPEGAHVPDGMLAVGVPARVVRPAPSGANAQRYVLNARRFRQGARRLDEAADLPARPEAALSEAL, via the coding sequence ATGCCGCGCTACGCCCTGGACGGGCACGTCCCCCAGATTCATCCCACGGCTTTTGTGGCTCCCAGCGCCGACATCATTGGGCAGGTCACGGTGGCCGAAGACGCCAGCGTGTGGTACGGCGCGGTGCTGCGCGGCGACCTGGAACCCATTACCGTGGGGCTGGGCAGCAACGTGCAGGACGGCGCCGTGCTACACACCGACGCCGGCTGGCCCTGCGTGCTGAGCGAGCGGGTGACGGTGGGGCACCGCGCGGTGGTCCACGGCGCCACCTGCGGGCCCGGCAGTCTGGTGGGCATGGGCGCCGTGATGCTCAGCGGGTCCAGCCTGGGGGCCGGGGCCATGCTGGGCGCGGGGGCCGTGCTGCCCGAAGGCGCCCACGTGCCCGACGGCATGCTGGCGGTGGGGGTGCCGGCCCGGGTGGTGCGGCCTGCTCCCAGCGGCGCCAACGCGCAGCGCTACGTGCTCAACGCCCGGCGCTTTCGCCAGGGCGCGCGCCGTCTGGACGAGGCTGCGGACCTGCCCGCGCGCCCGGAAGCCGCGCTGTCTGAAGCGCTGTGA
- a CDS encoding YjgN family protein gives MTDLSLAAPSLGRPVAEAPAPPAVLHHPVGFTGQAGEYFRIWIVNIALTLVTFGLYMPWARIRTKQYFYGHTWVDGQNFEYRANPWALLRGYLLIGGLSLLASLAFQSPDPTYLMLGILLMLVYLGFYPWLVRQSLRFQAVNTVHRGLNFSFHGSVGQAYVAYGAANLAASLVSFALPWAWFMQRRYQLDHLAYGTARAQFRGDVAPFYLIAVTGLALVLGSAAVMFGLWLAFFGGSALLELFSAKEQSEAAVMATVLMLLVPALVTYVVVLLVYSVAWQYVRAAIMAYVLNHTELGGVVRTGASFSPWRVVWIGVTNSLAQLLTLGLATPWAAIRRTRYIMGGLQVRSLVPLDTFTGQASHGESALGEAASELLDIQVGF, from the coding sequence ATGACCGATCTGTCGCTCGCCGCCCCCAGCCTGGGCCGCCCTGTTGCCGAGGCCCCAGCGCCGCCCGCCGTGCTGCACCATCCGGTGGGCTTTACCGGGCAGGCCGGCGAATACTTCCGCATCTGGATCGTGAACATCGCCCTGACGCTGGTGACGTTTGGCCTGTATATGCCCTGGGCGCGCATTCGCACCAAGCAGTATTTTTACGGCCACACCTGGGTGGACGGCCAGAACTTCGAATACCGCGCCAATCCCTGGGCGCTGCTGCGCGGGTACCTGCTGATTGGCGGGCTGTCGCTGCTGGCGTCGCTGGCGTTTCAGTCGCCGGACCCCACGTACCTCATGCTGGGCATCCTGCTGATGCTGGTTTACCTGGGCTTCTATCCGTGGCTGGTGCGCCAGTCGCTGCGCTTTCAGGCCGTGAACACGGTTCACCGGGGCCTCAACTTTTCCTTTCACGGCAGCGTGGGGCAGGCGTACGTGGCCTACGGCGCGGCCAATCTGGCGGCCAGTCTGGTCAGCTTCGCACTGCCGTGGGCGTGGTTCATGCAGCGGCGCTATCAGCTGGACCACCTGGCCTATGGCACGGCCCGCGCCCAGTTCCGGGGGGACGTGGCGCCGTTTTACCTGATTGCCGTCACCGGCCTGGCGCTGGTGCTGGGCAGCGCCGCCGTGATGTTCGGGCTGTGGCTGGCCTTTTTTGGCGGCAGCGCCCTACTGGAGCTGTTCTCGGCCAAGGAGCAGAGCGAGGCCGCCGTCATGGCCACCGTGCTGATGCTGCTGGTGCCGGCGCTGGTCACCTACGTCGTGGTGCTGCTGGTGTACAGCGTGGCGTGGCAGTACGTGCGCGCGGCGATCATGGCCTACGTGCTCAACCACACCGAACTGGGCGGGGTGGTGCGCACCGGGGCCAGCTTCTCGCCGTGGCGCGTGGTGTGGATTGGGGTCACCAACAGCCTCGCGCAGCTGCTGACCCTGGGGCTGGCCACGCCCTGGGCGGCCATCCGCCGCACCCGCTACATCATGGGCGGCCTGCAGGTGCGCTCGCTGGTGCCGCTGGACACCTTCACCGGGCAGGCCAGCCACGGCGAATCGGCGCTGGGTGAGGCCGCCAGCGAGCTGCTGGACATTCAGGTGGGGTTCTGA
- a CDS encoding M48 family metallopeptidase: MSRAPAARPQTALQGVYFDGHSSRPHPAELTLDAGGAALRVQGGGVAASAVHWNAAQVTVDPAIPGVRRRVTFPDGSRFETGDDAALRRWEGQTGRNRVLRGVRGLEGRWTTALGALGLAAALTGAFVIWGIPALATQAALATPRSVLQTFDRETIELLDTEDYLGPSKLSAARQAQLQRAFAPVRDWAGGGYPYRLLLRNGETGRDFQLGANAFALPNGTIVMTDQLVKLARSDRELVGVLAHETAHVTRRHGLATVYQALGVSLVVTLLTGDLVSAGTFAAAVPATLLRSGYSRTAESEADRVSAAYMLRVYGTTRPLQTMLARLEKAAGGGPDSSEQDGGGSWLDLLSSHPDTRERIDDLRALEEANP; the protein is encoded by the coding sequence ATGAGCCGCGCCCCGGCCGCCCGCCCGCAGACCGCGCTGCAGGGCGTGTACTTCGATGGCCACAGCAGCCGCCCCCACCCGGCCGAACTGACCCTGGACGCCGGGGGCGCGGCGCTGCGGGTGCAGGGCGGCGGCGTGGCGGCCAGCGCCGTTCACTGGAACGCGGCGCAGGTGACGGTGGACCCGGCCATTCCCGGCGTGCGCCGCCGCGTGACCTTTCCGGATGGCAGCCGCTTTGAAACCGGGGACGACGCGGCGCTGCGGCGCTGGGAGGGCCAGACGGGGCGCAACCGGGTGCTGCGCGGCGTGCGGGGCCTGGAGGGCCGCTGGACCACCGCGCTGGGCGCCCTGGGCCTTGCGGCGGCCCTGACCGGCGCCTTTGTGATCTGGGGCATTCCGGCACTGGCCACGCAGGCAGCGCTGGCCACACCGCGCAGCGTACTGCAGACCTTTGACCGCGAAACCATCGAGCTGCTGGACACCGAGGACTATCTGGGGCCCTCGAAGCTCAGCGCCGCGCGACAGGCACAGTTGCAAAGGGCGTTCGCCCCGGTGCGCGACTGGGCCGGCGGCGGCTACCCGTACCGCCTGCTGCTGCGCAACGGTGAGACCGGGCGCGACTTTCAACTGGGCGCCAACGCCTTTGCCCTGCCCAACGGCACCATCGTCATGACCGATCAGCTGGTGAAACTGGCGCGCAGTGACCGCGAACTGGTGGGCGTGCTGGCCCACGAAACCGCCCATGTGACCCGGCGCCACGGCCTGGCCACGGTGTATCAGGCCCTGGGGGTGTCGCTGGTGGTGACCCTGCTGACGGGCGATCTGGTCAGCGCGGGCACCTTTGCGGCGGCGGTGCCGGCCACCCTGCTGCGCAGCGGCTATTCGCGCACCGCCGAAAGCGAGGCCGACCGCGTCTCGGCCGCGTACATGCTGCGGGTGTACGGCACCACCCGGCCGCTGCAGACCATGCTGGCCCGGCTGGAGAAAGCGGCGGGCGGTGGCCCGGACAGCAGCGAGCAGGACGGCGGCGGTTCCTGGCTGGACCTGCTCAGCTCTCACCCCGATACCCGGGAGCGCATTGACGACCTGCGGGCGCTGGAGGAAGCGAACCCCTAG
- a CDS encoding NADPH-dependent FMN reductase encodes MKFTVLSTSLDPDSRSAWLCALAAEHLRAGGHEVTHLDLRQTPLPPFDNVQGPGGCYDHPHAALYHRAIREADGLFLGVPVYNWGLGSGAKALVELTGSSDEARGLHGAWFDQPVTFLVSGGLDHGYLSHGAFAFGLMVDFRCVVNPDFVYATGAHWTAPGVPGEWLAARLARTVARGVDLSARLQGRSYRSVWEL; translated from the coding sequence GTGAAGTTCACGGTTCTGTCCACCAGCCTGGACCCCGACAGCCGCAGCGCGTGGCTGTGTGCCCTGGCCGCCGAGCACCTGCGCGCGGGTGGCCACGAGGTCACCCACCTGGACCTGCGCCAGACGCCGCTGCCGCCCTTTGACAACGTGCAGGGGCCGGGCGGCTGCTACGACCACCCCCACGCCGCGCTGTACCACCGCGCCATCCGCGAAGCCGACGGCCTGTTTCTGGGCGTGCCGGTCTACAACTGGGGCCTGGGTTCGGGCGCCAAGGCCCTGGTGGAACTGACAGGCAGCAGCGACGAGGCGCGCGGGCTGCACGGCGCGTGGTTTGACCAGCCTGTGACCTTTCTGGTGTCGGGCGGCCTGGACCACGGGTACCTCAGCCACGGCGCTTTCGCCTTTGGCCTGATGGTGGATTTCCGCTGCGTGGTGAACCCCGACTTCGTGTATGCCACGGGCGCGCACTGGACGGCGCCGGGCGTGCCGGGCGAGTGGCTGGCAGCGCGGCTGGCGCGCACGGTGGCGCGCGGCGTGGACCTGTCGGCCCGGTTGCAGGGCCGCTCCTACCGCAGCGTGTGGGAGCTGTGA
- a CDS encoding RluA family pseudouridine synthase translates to MSTPASRAPLLPPTEKPRVVVEHPDFYVVHKPALWLTHPVRARVDVPDVLTYLRRATGEDTLAPPHRLDRETSGAQVFSRDREAAQRFFTLFKTHLVGKTYVAIVHGTPDWDRRTLDAPLGDLGLGGANRIAIRQAVVPDGRPAVTDFRVLDRRAGHALIEAYPRSGRLHQIRAHLSHLGLPMVGDKIYGRDPEVFLAFMEEGQTPELTARLGLARQALHAARIAFPWSGTQFSAELPLAPDLQAYWEALPQDGAPA, encoded by the coding sequence GTGAGCACGCCCGCCTCCCGCGCGCCCCTGCTGCCCCCCACAGAAAAGCCGCGTGTGGTGGTGGAGCACCCGGATTTCTACGTGGTGCACAAGCCCGCGCTGTGGCTGACCCATCCGGTGCGCGCCCGCGTGGACGTGCCCGACGTGCTGACCTATCTGCGCCGCGCCACCGGCGAGGACACCCTGGCGCCGCCGCACCGCCTGGACCGCGAGACCAGCGGCGCGCAAGTGTTTTCCCGTGACCGCGAGGCCGCCCAGCGCTTCTTTACCCTGTTCAAGACGCATCTGGTGGGCAAAACCTACGTGGCCATCGTGCACGGCACCCCGGACTGGGACCGGCGCACCCTGGACGCCCCACTGGGTGACCTGGGCCTGGGTGGAGCCAACCGCATTGCCATCCGGCAGGCGGTGGTGCCGGATGGCCGCCCCGCCGTGACCGATTTCCGGGTGCTGGACCGGCGGGCCGGGCACGCCCTGATCGAGGCCTATCCCCGCAGCGGGCGCCTGCACCAGATTCGCGCCCACCTCAGCCACCTGGGGCTGCCCATGGTGGGCGACAAGATTTACGGCCGCGACCCGGAGGTGTTCTTGGCCTTCATGGAGGAGGGGCAGACCCCCGAACTGACGGCCCGGCTGGGGCTGGCCCGGCAGGCGCTGCACGCCGCGCGCATTGCCTTTCCCTGGAGCGGCACCCAGTTCAGCGCCGAACTGCCCCTGGCCCCGGACCTGCAGGCCTACTGGGAAGCGCTGCCCCAGGACGGAGCCCCAGCCTGA
- a CDS encoding MFS transporter: MTSTPARAPVSPWVLSAFWFGTAFHWLALLLILMPANVLDFVGPERKGSYVGLLTVIGAVMALVIPPIVGAHSDRTGRRLPYLKLGVGVNLVGLGVMGLAVALLDGMSGFWVYVLGFLLVQFGNNYATAPYSALIPQLVPVSQRGRYSGAMGMLQAAGQLLGALSAFALGQLALPSILLFPLTALALLVPSLVTMRGVPDDAPPAGPQATQPPAPWTTLFAHRPFLWVFITRALFALGQYSVQPFLQYYNGDVLGQKDPVTSNSIMLACIIVASIVSALIGGRLSDRVGRKPVIYVAGTTMAGAALLLLIVPSFALALPLAALFGLGFGAFTSVDWALGSDAMPSARSFARDMGIWHVAFVAPQFISGPQGLLLDWGNARAENLGYTLVFSLAAAFFMLGVILVRNVPEQVQADRHAASA, from the coding sequence ATGACTTCCACTCCTGCACGCGCGCCCGTGAGCCCGTGGGTGCTCTCGGCGTTCTGGTTCGGCACGGCCTTTCACTGGCTGGCGCTGCTGCTGATTCTCATGCCGGCCAACGTGCTGGACTTCGTAGGCCCAGAGCGCAAGGGATCCTACGTGGGGCTGCTCACGGTGATCGGCGCCGTGATGGCCCTGGTGATTCCGCCCATTGTGGGGGCGCACAGTGACCGCACCGGGCGCCGCCTGCCCTACCTGAAGCTGGGGGTGGGGGTTAACCTCGTGGGCCTGGGGGTCATGGGCCTGGCCGTGGCCCTGCTGGACGGCATGTCCGGCTTCTGGGTGTACGTGCTGGGCTTTTTGCTGGTGCAGTTTGGCAACAACTACGCCACGGCCCCCTATTCGGCCCTGATTCCCCAGCTGGTGCCCGTGTCTCAGCGCGGACGCTACAGCGGGGCCATGGGGATGCTGCAGGCCGCCGGGCAACTGCTGGGGGCGCTCAGCGCCTTTGCGCTGGGGCAGTTGGCACTGCCGTCCATCCTGCTGTTTCCGCTGACTGCGCTGGCGCTGCTGGTGCCCTCCCTGGTCACCATGCGCGGCGTGCCGGACGACGCCCCCCCGGCGGGCCCGCAGGCCACGCAGCCACCGGCCCCCTGGACCACCCTCTTCGCCCACCGCCCCTTTCTGTGGGTGTTTATCACGCGGGCGCTGTTCGCGCTGGGGCAGTATTCGGTGCAGCCCTTCTTGCAGTACTACAACGGCGACGTGCTGGGCCAGAAGGACCCCGTGACCTCCAATTCCATCATGCTGGCGTGCATCATCGTGGCCAGCATCGTCTCGGCCCTGATCGGCGGGCGCCTGAGTGACCGCGTGGGGCGCAAGCCAGTGATCTACGTGGCGGGCACCACCATGGCAGGCGCGGCCCTGCTGCTGCTGATCGTGCCCTCGTTCGCCCTGGCCCTGCCACTGGCGGCGCTGTTCGGGCTGGGCTTTGGGGCGTTTACCAGTGTGGACTGGGCGCTGGGCAGCGACGCCATGCCCAGCGCGCGCTCCTTTGCGCGCGACATGGGCATCTGGCACGTGGCCTTTGTGGCGCCGCAATTTATCAGCGGGCCGCAGGGGCTGCTGCTGGACTGGGGCAACGCCCGGGCCGAGAATCTGGGCTACACGCTGGTGTTTAGCCTCGCTGCCGCCTTTTTCATGCTGGGGGTGATTCTGGTGCGCAACGTGCCGGAGCAGGTACAGGCAGATCGGCACGCGGCGTCCGCTTAG
- a CDS encoding pyridoxamine 5'-phosphate oxidase family protein, with product MSDITREDALKKIGAMIKDVKFAMLTVQSDNGHLKAHPMTTQEVEFDGDLWFLGGKDTEQVRNMAARPQVNVSYSKPDKGIYVSVQGTAALVEDRAKLDELWNDMYKAYFPEGKDDPNIQLIRIEAHGAEYWESDGKIRSLLGLAKGLLTGTQAKQGENERVSL from the coding sequence ATGAGTGACATCACCCGCGAGGACGCCCTGAAGAAGATTGGCGCGATGATCAAGGACGTGAAGTTCGCCATGCTGACGGTGCAGAGCGACAATGGACACCTCAAGGCGCACCCCATGACCACCCAGGAAGTGGAGTTTGACGGCGACCTGTGGTTCCTGGGCGGCAAGGACACTGAACAGGTGCGCAATATGGCCGCCCGTCCGCAGGTGAACGTCAGCTATTCCAAGCCGGACAAGGGCATTTACGTGAGCGTGCAGGGCACCGCTGCCCTGGTCGAGGACCGGGCCAAGCTGGACGAGCTGTGGAATGACATGTACAAGGCGTACTTTCCGGAAGGCAAGGACGACCCGAACATTCAGCTGATCCGCATTGAGGCCCACGGCGCCGAATACTGGGAGAGCGACGGCAAGATTCGTAGCCTGCTGGGGCTGGCCAAGGGCCTGCTGACCGGCACCCAGGCCAAGCAGGGTGAGAACGAGCGCGTGTCGCTGTAA